The genomic interval AATAACTAAGAATTTGAAAGAAAGGTCATTATCTGAGACACCCCCGAAAGGATTGTCAAGAAAAGACCATATCATCACTATTCTTTACGGAGAACTTTCTGGTCTACTAGGCTATAGTGGAGAAGCAATCCGGACCATCGACAGAAAGAAAGTCGAAGATAATTTGATTGATTTCAATTCGGACAAAAAAAATACAATACTAATGCTTGGAATTCAAGGTAGTGGAAAAACAACAGTTGTTGCAAAGTTAGCAAGATGGCTATCAAAGCATGGATACAGAATAGGTGTAATAGGTGCTGATACATGGCGACCGGGGGCGTTAACTCAACTTAAAATGAATTGCAGTAAGATTAATACCCAGGTTTACGGAGAGGAGGAAAATAATAATGCATTGGAGATTGTAAAAAATGGATTAGACTTTTTTGAATCTCAACCAGTGGATATCATAATCATTGATACGGCAGGCAGACATAAAGAGGAACAAGGTTTATTGGATGAGATGAAATCCATGTACTCGATTGTTACCCCGGATCAGGTGTTTCTGGTAATTGATGGAACAATAGGACAACAAGCTTACAATCAAGCAAAGATATTCCATGAGAATGCGAAAATTAGTGGGATTATAATAACCAAATTGGATGGAACTGCAAAAGGTGGAGGGGCCATTGCTGCGTCGTCTGCAACCGGTGCTAAAGTTCTCTTTATAGGAACTGGTGAAAGAATCGACGACTTGGAACAATTTTCCCCAACTAGTTTTGTAGGCAGACTACTTGGTATGGGTGACATAAAGGCACTCCTCGAAATGGCAAGAAATCTTGAAATTCAGTCAGACGAAAATCAAGCTAAAAGGCTTATGAGTGGAAAGATGACTATTGAGGATTTCTATTCACAAATGGAAAATATGGGAAAAATGGGATTTCGAAACGTAATTGAGAATTTGCCCGGACTCTCAAATTTTGTAAAGGATGACCATTTAGATGTCTTGCAACAAAAAATGGAGAAATGGAGATTTATCATTCAATCGTTTACAGCGGAGGAAAAGAAAAATCCAGACATTATTCATGAGGCAAGAAGAAAAAGAATCGCCAGAGGTTCTGGAGTGATGGAACATGATGTGAAAGATCTGATCAAGCAATACAACAATTCCAAAACGATGATGAAGCA from Candidatus Nitrosocosmicus hydrocola carries:
- a CDS encoding signal recognition particle receptor subunit alpha, giving the protein MLDSLKDNLRVALKKIVGASDVNEELINELCKDLQRALLAADVNVRLVLQITKNLKERSLSETPPKGLSRKDHIITILYGELSGLLGYSGEAIRTIDRKKVEDNLIDFNSDKKNTILMLGIQGSGKTTVVAKLARWLSKHGYRIGVIGADTWRPGALTQLKMNCSKINTQVYGEEENNNALEIVKNGLDFFESQPVDIIIIDTAGRHKEEQGLLDEMKSMYSIVTPDQVFLVIDGTIGQQAYNQAKIFHENAKISGIIITKLDGTAKGGGAIAASSATGAKVLFIGTGERIDDLEQFSPTSFVGRLLGMGDIKALLEMARNLEIQSDENQAKRLMSGKMTIEDFYSQMENMGKMGFRNVIENLPGLSNFVKDDHLDVLQQKMEKWRFIIQSFTAEEKKNPDIIHEARRKRIARGSGVMEHDVKDLIKQYNNSKTMMKQAKGRQMQGLMRRFGLG